The following are encoded together in the Streptomyces rapamycinicus NRRL 5491 genome:
- a CDS encoding ArsR/SmtB family transcription factor: MHVTFADEPAPMVELTLAIAALQRPDPLFTLWRQRTLHALPRSARPLLELVPATAKGPLFLDPLSQGFDDGLDQVLSASTPFVRTELHRVHAVDRRPLPWTRLLADRDREAWQILEHSVRSARAGVLDRSWERIRAGFDAERAWRVQLLAAQGIRATLAGLTPEGRWQGTTLEFDSTDNVEITLDGHGITLLPSVFWTGRPLVGRYAQSTFLVYPAVTPLPLLNDPTANALATLLGGTRAAILEQLTRPRTTTDLARQLDLAKSSVSEHTKTLRAARLTTAHRDGKTVWHSCTPLGLGLLTGSPSTTKS, encoded by the coding sequence ATGCACGTGACCTTCGCCGACGAGCCAGCACCCATGGTGGAACTGACCCTCGCCATCGCGGCGCTGCAGCGGCCCGACCCGCTGTTCACCCTCTGGCGACAGCGGACGCTCCACGCCCTGCCACGCTCCGCCAGACCGCTGTTGGAACTGGTGCCCGCCACGGCCAAGGGGCCGCTGTTCCTGGACCCGCTCAGCCAGGGATTCGACGACGGGCTCGACCAGGTCCTGTCGGCCTCCACGCCGTTCGTCCGCACCGAGCTGCACCGCGTCCACGCCGTCGACCGCCGCCCACTCCCGTGGACCCGCCTGCTGGCCGACCGTGACCGGGAAGCGTGGCAGATCCTCGAACACTCCGTACGATCAGCACGCGCAGGCGTCCTGGACCGCTCGTGGGAACGCATCCGCGCCGGGTTCGACGCCGAACGCGCCTGGCGTGTCCAGCTCCTGGCCGCCCAGGGCATCCGCGCGACGCTGGCAGGCCTCACCCCCGAGGGACGCTGGCAGGGCACCACCCTCGAGTTCGACAGCACCGACAACGTCGAGATCACACTCGACGGCCACGGCATCACCCTGCTGCCGTCCGTCTTCTGGACCGGTCGGCCCCTGGTCGGCAGATACGCCCAGTCAACGTTCCTGGTCTACCCGGCCGTAACCCCTCTGCCCCTCCTGAACGACCCAACCGCCAACGCCCTGGCCACGCTATTGGGAGGCACCCGCGCCGCCATCCTGGAACAGCTCACCCGACCACGTACCACCACCGACCTCGCCCGCCAACTCGACCTGGCAAAGTCCTCCGTGTCCGAACACACCAAAACCCTCCGCGCCGCCCGCCTCACCACCGCCCACCGCGACGGCAAAACCGTCTGGCACTCCTGCACCCCGCTGGGACTCGGACTCCTCACAGGCTCTCCCAGCACCACAAAAAGCTGA
- a CDS encoding pentapeptide repeat-containing protein, whose protein sequence is MSLSTLAATLLAVVSIQQVRSEQRLNEQGQITDRYSAAGAQLGDSSIDVRLTGIYALQRIMQDSPRDQPTIVNVLCAYVRTHAALPAKQRPAIRHETNELRRDLGQPAADVAAALKVIGDRNPALDRGSTVDLRHTDLTGADLDRAHLPRADLYGARLLRASFENGDLRGAELEVTDSREANFDHADMRRIGLAGADLGGAVVASADLRGGASDLLRQELLEAVPNRFTKLSPRLARDPQVIQRECESDPPCHGEGAGLP, encoded by the coding sequence GTGAGTTTGTCGACGCTGGCTGCCACCCTGCTCGCGGTGGTTTCCATCCAGCAGGTACGGAGCGAGCAACGTCTCAACGAGCAAGGCCAGATCACCGACCGGTACAGCGCCGCAGGGGCCCAGCTGGGGGATTCCTCGATCGATGTTCGACTGACCGGCATCTATGCCCTTCAGCGGATCATGCAGGACTCCCCACGCGATCAGCCCACCATCGTCAATGTGCTCTGCGCCTATGTCCGAACCCACGCCGCGCTCCCGGCCAAGCAAAGGCCCGCGATCAGGCACGAGACCAATGAGCTCCGCCGCGACCTGGGCCAGCCCGCAGCGGACGTGGCGGCCGCGCTGAAAGTCATCGGGGACAGGAACCCTGCGCTGGACCGAGGCAGCACCGTCGACCTGCGACATACGGATCTGACAGGTGCGGACTTGGACCGTGCCCACCTACCTCGGGCGGACCTGTATGGAGCGCGGCTCCTCCGAGCCAGCTTCGAAAACGGGGATCTACGAGGCGCCGAACTTGAGGTCACCGACTCACGCGAAGCAAACTTTGACCACGCCGACATGAGGCGTATCGGTCTGGCCGGTGCGGACCTTGGTGGCGCCGTTGTGGCCTCCGCAGATCTGCGGGGGGGGGCAAGCGACCTCCTGCGTCAGGAGTTGCTCGAGGCAGTCCCCAATCGCTTCACGAAGCTCTCCCCGCGTCTAGCCCGAGATCCGCAGGTCATCCAGCGTGAGTGCGAGAGTGATCCACCGTGCCACGGCGAAGGTGCAGGGCTCCCGTGA
- a CDS encoding IS1182 family transposase, whose amino-acid sequence MCVRPRTGCVIPELTVRVARASNPRGTTAMAIRDHLNGLWSDEDFEEWYPRDGKPGLSPAQLATVSVLQFLLELSDRQAAESVRNRIDFKYALAMELEDPGFHHSVLADFRERLAEEGRADKLLDLALEKIRALGLVGERGRQHTDSTHVLAAVRDLTRLELVTEAMRAALEELARRAPHELVGLVTEDWGKRYGRAARLGKNPSKPKTRIKDTGGDVCLLLRYVHRYLPALRDGEQVQALRQIFVQNYCIDAQDRPKWRELENAGLPPSAVAIVSPYDLSARYARRGETRWKGFLAHVTETCDPDAPSVITDVTTTRAAVHDTKALPGIMTSLDHRNLLSKEHFVDGGYLSVALKQRVAREHGVGLVGPIRAKSTRQSRKGTVFHRDAFAIDWDAKEVTCPQGKVSRRWSTPPSLAPYVNVEFSPNDCRQCPVKAACTRTDARKVTFLPRELYDIQSESRTEQQTQEWLSRYSLRAAIESTISKFVNGHGMRQCRYRSEDKAHVQHVLTAIAVNLERIGVHLPPAPVRQPRNPTALQGFLDWQHIPRPRSWRVATHPAG is encoded by the coding sequence ATGTGTGTTCGCCCCCGTACTGGCTGCGTGATTCCCGAGCTGACCGTGCGAGTTGCCCGTGCGAGCAACCCCAGGGGCACCACGGCTATGGCCATCCGTGACCATCTCAACGGTCTGTGGAGCGACGAGGACTTTGAGGAGTGGTATCCGCGGGACGGCAAGCCGGGCCTGTCACCTGCCCAGTTGGCGACCGTGTCGGTCCTGCAGTTCCTGCTGGAGCTGTCCGACCGGCAGGCCGCCGAGTCCGTGCGCAACCGCATCGACTTCAAATACGCCCTGGCCATGGAGCTGGAGGACCCCGGCTTCCACCACAGCGTTCTCGCGGACTTCCGTGAGCGCCTGGCCGAGGAGGGCCGGGCCGACAAGCTGCTGGACCTCGCGCTGGAGAAGATCAGGGCCCTCGGCCTGGTCGGGGAACGCGGACGGCAGCACACCGACTCCACTCACGTCCTGGCCGCGGTGCGGGACCTGACCCGCCTGGAGCTGGTCACCGAGGCGATGCGCGCTGCCCTGGAGGAACTCGCCCGCCGGGCGCCGCACGAGCTGGTCGGTCTGGTGACAGAGGATTGGGGAAAGCGCTACGGCCGCGCGGCCCGACTGGGGAAGAACCCCTCCAAGCCCAAGACCCGGATCAAGGACACCGGCGGGGACGTCTGTCTGCTCCTGCGCTATGTCCACCGCTACCTGCCCGCCCTCCGCGACGGCGAGCAGGTGCAGGCTCTTCGCCAGATCTTCGTGCAGAACTACTGCATTGATGCCCAGGACCGGCCGAAGTGGCGGGAGCTGGAGAACGCCGGTCTGCCTCCCTCGGCCGTCGCCATCGTCTCGCCCTACGATCTGAGCGCCCGCTACGCGCGCCGCGGCGAGACCCGCTGGAAAGGCTTCCTGGCGCACGTCACCGAAACCTGTGACCCCGACGCTCCGAGCGTGATCACGGACGTGACCACCACCAGGGCCGCCGTCCACGACACCAAGGCCCTTCCCGGCATCATGACCAGCCTCGATCACCGGAACCTGTTGTCGAAGGAGCACTTCGTCGATGGCGGCTACCTCTCCGTCGCGCTCAAACAGCGGGTTGCCCGCGAGCACGGTGTCGGCCTGGTCGGACCGATCCGGGCCAAGAGCACTCGGCAGTCCCGCAAGGGCACCGTGTTCCACCGCGACGCCTTCGCCATCGACTGGGATGCCAAAGAGGTGACCTGTCCGCAGGGCAAGGTGAGTCGCCGGTGGTCGACACCGCCGTCCCTCGCGCCCTACGTCAATGTGGAGTTCTCCCCGAACGACTGCCGCCAGTGCCCGGTGAAGGCCGCCTGCACGCGTACCGACGCCCGGAAGGTCACCTTCCTGCCGCGCGAGCTCTACGACATCCAGTCCGAATCCCGGACCGAGCAGCAGACCCAGGAATGGCTCTCGCGCTACTCACTGCGGGCCGCCATCGAGAGCACGATCAGCAAGTTCGTCAACGGACACGGCATGCGCCAGTGCCGCTACCGCAGCGAAGACAAGGCCCACGTCCAGCACGTCCTGACCGCCATCGCGGTCAACCTCGAACGCATCGGCGTCCACCTGCCGCCGGCACCCGTCCGGCAGCCCCGGAACCCAACCGCTCTCCAGGGCTTCCTCGACTGGCAGCACATCCCCCGGCCTCGGTCCTGGCGCGTCGCTACCCACCCCGCAGGCTGA
- a CDS encoding winged helix-turn-helix domain-containing protein, giving the protein MGPALEPTKTLDAHVAALRRKLGDPAWIATARGVGFHLTVPAGQPGDGSPPKAVS; this is encoded by the coding sequence ATGGGACCCGCACTCGAACCCACCAAGACGCTGGACGCGCACGTCGCCGCCCTGCGTCGCAAACTTGGTGATCCTGCCTGGATCGCCACCGCACGCGGTGTCGGTTTCCACCTCACCGTTCCCGCCGGGCAGCCCGGCGACGGCTCGCCTCCCAAGGCCGTGTCATGA